The Duganella sp. BuS-21 sequence GAAGATTATTTCGGCGAAGGCCATCAGTACGGCGTGCAGATCGGCTACTCCTTCGAAGGCTACACCAAGGACGACGGCGAAGTGGTGCCGCAGCCTATCGGCTCGGCCGGTGGCATGAAGAAGATCCAGGAATTCGGCGGCTTCTTCGACGAAACCACCATCGTGCTGTGCGGCGACGCCTTGATCGACCTCGATCTCAAGTCGGCGTTGTTCGAGCACAAGCGCAAGGGGGCGATCGCCTCCGTGATCACCAAGGAAGTGCCATGGGACAAGGTGTCAAGCTACGGCGTGGTGGTCACCGAGAAGGATGGGCGCATCAAGTCCTTCCAGGAAAAGCCGACGCAGGAAGAGGCGTTGTCCAACTTCGCCAGCACCGGCATCTATATCTTCGAACCGGAAGTGCTGGAGCTGATTCCGGCCGGCGTCACCTTCGACATCGGCTCCGACCTGTTCCCGCTGCTGGCGGCAAAAGGTTTGCCGTTCTACGCCCAGACCCGGCCGTTCAACTGGATCGACATCGGCACCGTCACCGACTATTGGGAAGTGTGCCAGAGCGTGTTGCTGGGCGAAGTGGCCCATCTGGACGTGCCCGGCATCCAGATCAACGACGGCCTGTGGGTGGGCCTCAACACCAGCATCGACTGGCACGGCACCCGCATCGAGGGCCCGGTGTATATCGGCTCCGGTACCCGCATCGAATCGGGCGTGACGATCATCGGCCCGACCTGGATCGGCCACGGCAGCCACATCTGCAAGGATGCGACGGTCGAGCGCAGCATTCTGTTCGAGTACACCCGGGTGCTGCCATCGGTGAGCCTGAGCGAGACCATCGTCTTCAAGGATTACAGTGTTGATCGGGCCGGCGAGATGACGCACATCTCCGAATACGATCCCGATACCTGGGGCAATGCCCGCGACCGGCGCAGCAAGCGCCGCAGCGGCAAGGACGGCCTGGAGTCAGGCAAATAACGCAACGGAGGCTGGGGCCTCCGTTTTTTTTTTAGACTCTGCAGTGCAGTCCTGCGTATTTATTTTGTTTTGTTTATACATTACTGACAATGCCGCTTTATCGCTATTTGAACCTTCAAGTCGGCACCACATTTTTCTGCGTAACGGTTGTCGCATGCCTGATCGTGTTTTATTCAATTAACTATTTGGCAAAGCGATACAAGCTCATTCTTTAATTTTGAACAGCACGTTCAGGGGCGTTTTCACCTCATCTCTCGGAGGCCAATTCTGCCGTGCGGTTGTTGAACACCTTGGCAAACATCGGTACTAGGAAACGATTGCCGTACTCACTCAAGTGATTGGTGTCGTAATAGATTGGTCTACCATTTCGGATACCTTGGCATCGGCCACCAGCACACAGGTAAGGCAGAGGGTCAAGAATTTTGACGCCGCACTGGTCGCGCGCCGCGTCTTGCGCTGCCCATACCAAAGCATGCCGGCGACGATAGTCGTCGAGTGAGATGGAGGCGTCGGGTTGGCGTCTCAACGTCATCTGCCGAGCAGTCTTCGGTACGTCGGTATTCATTTCGGGGAGCGGTCGTACGAGGTATACCGTGTGGTGGGATGCCAGAGCGCAAGCGTTTTCGGTCAAGCGGTGGGCGTACGCAGTTTGTAAGGTGGCATCGGGTGTGTCGTACTCGCGGTCGAAATAAATACGCGGATGAGCTTGTTCCTCGGGTTTGCCATTTACCCCGAACACATAGTAACTGCTGCGGTTGACCACGATGAGTGGGATATCCGCAGGAAGAGACATCACCTTTTTGGCGGTCCATCCTTGGAACTGGTCGCAGTGATAGCCTCTGCGGACGTAGAGGCTTGTTTGGTGCATTGTCCCTGCGCCGATGGTAGGGCAGTCCGCGTAGGTCCAGCTCATTATGCCGCTGTCTTTCGGCATCGCCTCCGCAATAGCGGAGGCAACGGCTTCCGCGTGACTGTCGCCCAGCAGGACCGCACGGATCTTACTACCGCCATATACGCATGAGGGGGAAGTGGCGCCAGTTGTAGGCATGCATTCGTTCTGACGGGGATTACGATTCATCTGCTCTTGGCTGACTATTTCTATTGCGTCCGGCCAGCGCGCCGGATAACCGGCATGCATGCGGATCAGCGTGCCGACGCCGGCCACGGCCAGCACGGCGCCCACTAGCGCGGCGCCGCCCACCGCCGGGCGCAGCGCCACCAAACGCCGGCGCGTCAGGTTTTCAATGCCGTGATACGACAGATGGCCCAATACGAAGGTCAGCACGATACCGACACCGACGGCGGTGACGTTGTCCGCCAGTTTCTGGTATTCCAGCGCCACTACCACCGGCCAGTGCCACAAGTAGAGCGAGTAGGAGCGGGTGCCGATCCATTGCAGCAGGGGCAGGGCGGTAAACCGCGAGCTGGTGCGCGCCGCCATCAACACCAATGCTGCACCGGCCACCGGTATCATGGCGCGCCAGCCCGGCCACACGGTGCTGGCATTGAAACTAAACATGGCCGTGCAAATCAGAGCAAGGCCCAGCCATTCGAGCGGCTTGCGGCGCGCGCCGGACCAGGCTGCCGACAGCGGCAGCAGGAACACCAGGCCGCCGGCGAACATTTCCCAGGCGCGGGTCGGCAGCAGGAAGAAGGCTAGGCTGGGGTCGCGCCGGGTCCACAACACGCAGGCGGCCAGTGAGAGGGCAAACCCGGCGAGGTTAAAGGCGGTAATGGCGGCGCGTCTGGGGAAGAATTTCCATATTGCCAGCAGCATGAAGGGCAGCAGCACATAAAACTGCCACTCGACCGACAGCGACCAAGTGTGCAGCAGCCACTTTTCGTGGGCGTCGGCATCGAAATAATTGGTGCCCAACCAAAATTTAACGTTGGAAATGAACAGTAGGCTGTAGCCGATGCCGGCCGCCAGCGTCTTATAATCGATGGCCGGCAAGGTCCACCAGCCCAGCAGTAGCAGGGCGGTGCAGACGGCGATCAGCGCCGGCAAAATGCGTCGCGCGCGCGCCAGGAAAAATTCGATCAGCGAAAAGCGCCGGCCGCGTGCGCCCTCCAGGCCGTTGACGACGATACCCGTCATCAAATAGCCGGAGATGACAAAGAACACGTCGACGCCGATAAAGCCGCCAGAAAAGCCCGGTACGTTGAAGTGGTACAACACCACCGCAAGCACGGCCCAGGCCCGCAAGCCGTTGATATCGAGGCGGAATCCGGCGTCCCCGGTGGAGGTGGTCTGCTCCGTGCGCGGGCGCACGACGTCGTATGCATCACTCATGTCGGTCTCGTCAGGTTAATTGATAATTATCGCATAAACAACTTTCGCGACGTGTCGCGATGCCTACAAAGCGGCAGAGGTCGCTATTCTGCGACGCAGCAAGGATTTCCCCTGCGCAGCAGACATGCGAAAATTTTTCGCATGTCCCCATACAGGCGAAGGGTAACAGTGTGGCTGAAATCTTGTACGTATTGTATTATAAGCGCGTGCTGCGGTGCGGCATTTCTCTACAGGGACGGCTGTGGTGGCTGTCAGGTGTGTGGTGTAAGACCCTTTTAATTCAGGAGTTCATCTATGAAAGCCATGATACTGGCCGCTGGTAAAGGTACCCGGGTTCGTCCTTTAACTTATGACTTGCCCAAGCCGATGATTCCGCTGCTGGGCAAGCCGGTGATGGCTTACCTGATCGAGCATCTGGAGAAGTACGGCGTCAAGGAAATCATGGTCAACGTCAGCTATCTGCATGAAAAGATCGAAGATTACTTTGGTGAAGGCCATCAGTATGGCGTGCAGATCGGCTACTCGTTCGAGGGCTATACCGACGACAAGGGCGAAGTGGTGCCGCAACCGATCGGTTCGGCCGGCGGTATGAAGAAAATCCAGGAATTTGGCAATTTCTTTGACGAAACGACCATCGTCCTGTGCGGCGATGCGCTGATCGACCTCGATCTCCAGTCTGCGCTGTTCGAGCACAAGCGCAAGGGCGCGATCGCCTCGGTGATCACCAAGGAAGTGCCGTGGGATAAGGTGTCAAGCTACGGCGTGGTGGTGACCGAGAAGGATGGCCGCATCAAGTCCTTCCAGGAAAAGCCGTCACAGGCAGAGGCGCTGTCCAACTTTGCCAGCACCGGCATCTATATCTTCGAACCGGAAGCGCTGGCGCTGATCCCTCCTGGCGTCACCTTTGATATCGGCGCCGACCTGTTCCCGCTGCTGGTGGAAAAAGGCTTGCCGTTCTATGCCCAGACCCGACCGTTCAACTGGATCGACATCGGCACCGTGAGCGACTACTGGGAAGTGTGCCAGAGCGTGCTGATGGGCGAAGTGGCCCATCTGGACGTGCCCGGCATCCAGATCAACGACGGCCTGTGGGTCGGCTTGAACACCAGTATAGATTGGAACGATACCCGGATCGAAGGGCCGGTGTATATTGGCTCCGGTGTGCAGATCGAGGCCGGGACCACGATTATCGGTCCCGCATGGATCGGCCATGGGAGTAAAATCTGCCACGGCGCCAAAATCGTTCGCAGTGTGCTGTTTGAATACACGCGGGTGTTACCGAATGTTTCTTTAGAAGAAATTATCGTCTTCAAGGACTATAGTGTGGACCGTGCCGGGGTGATGAAACACGTATCGGAGCTGCCAGTCGATGCCTGGTCCAATGCGCGCGACCGCCGTAACAAGCGTCGCACCACTGAAGCAATTACTGAATCAACTGATTACTTAGAAAAGAGACGTATAGCATGAAGATTTATCCGGTCATCCTGTCAGGCGGCGCGGGTACGCGCCTGTGGCCTTTGTCGCGCGCGGTATTGCCCAAGCAATTGTTGCCGGTTATGGGCGAGCGGACGATGCTGCAGGACACGGCCTTGCGCCTGGCCGGACGACCGGGGTTGATGCAACCGCTGGTAGTGTGCGGCAACGACCACCGCTTCCTGGTGGCCGAGCAGATGCGCGACATCGGCATTCCGCCGCTGGCGATCCTGCTGGAGCCGGTGGGGCGCAATACGGCCCCTGCGGTAGCCGCCGCCGCGTACTTCCTGGCCGCGCACGATCCGGACGCCGTCATGCTGGTGCTGCCGGCCGACCATGTTATCGACAATGTCGAAGCGTTCTACGCCGCCATCGGCCAGGCGTCGGCCCTGGTGGCCGACGGCGCCTTGGCCACCTTCGGTATCGTGCCGACCAGCCCGGAAACCGGCTACGGCTATATTCGCAGCGGCGAGGGCGCCGGCGCGCCGCAGTGCTACAAGGTCGACCGTTTTGTGGAGAAACCGGACCGTGAGACGGCCGAAAGCTTCGTCGCCGCCGGCAATTACTATTGGAACAGCGGCATGTTCCTGTTCCGTGCCGCCAGCTACCTGAGCGAACTGCGCGTGTTGCAGCCAGCCATCGCCGAGGCCACCGAGCTGGCGGTCAAGGACGGTTATCGCGACCTCGATTTCTGTCGCCTGCAGGAGGCTGCGTTCAGCAGCTGCCCGTCCGATTCCATCGACTACGCAGTCATGGAGCATACCCGGCACGCCATCGTGGTGCCGGCCGACATCGGCTGGAGCGACGTCGGTTCGTGGTCGGCGTTGTGGGAAGTGCAGCCCAAGGACGCCAGCGGCAACGCCGTGCGCGGCGACGTCTTCCTCGACGGCGTGTCGAATTCGCTGGTGCGTGCGGAAAGCCGTATCGTTGCCGTGGTCGGCGTGCAGGACCTGGTGGTGGTGGAAACCGCCGATGCCGTGCTGGTCACCCACAAGGACCACGTCCAGCGTGTCAAGGAAGTCGTGCAGCACTTGAAGAGCCAGGAACGCACCGAGCACCTGCACCACACCAAGGTGTACCGACCATGGGGCAGCTATGAGGGCATCGACATCGGCGAGCGCTTCCAGGTCAAGCGTATCACGGTCAACCCCGGCGGCAAGCTGTCGCTGCAGATGCACCATCACCGCGCTGAGCACTGGATCGTGGTCAGCGGCACCGCCCGCGTGACCTGCGGCGACACGGTCACCTTGTTGACCGAGAACGAGTCAACCTATATTCCGATCGGCACCACGCACCGCCTGGAGAATCCGGGCAAGCTGCCGCTGCACCTGATCGAAGTGCAGTCTGGCAGCTACCTCGGCGAGGACGACATCGTCCGGCTCGAGGATGTGTATCAACGCGCGTGACGGCGGTATAATCAAAACGGAGGCCAGCGCCTCCGTTTTTTTATCCACTACCGACTGCGACCTTGCGACTTTTTTCTCTTTTGTTGGCCGCGCTGCTGTGCGCTGCTTTACCGGCCCGGGCCCAGGTGAGTGCCGGCCTCGGTCCTCAGCAACTGGCGGTGGTCGTCAATGACGACGAACCGAACAGCGTTGAGATCGCCGAATACTACCGCAAAGCGCGGAGTATCCCGGCCGCGAACATGGTCCACGTGCGCCTGCCGCACCGCCAGCGCAAGCTCGATGCCGAGCAATTCGAGGCGCTTAAGGCGCAAATCGACGCCAGGCTGGGGCCCGAGATCCAGGCGGTGCTGATGGTGTGGACCGCGCCCTACGCGGTCGAATGCAATTCGCTGACGGCGGCCTACACCATGGGCCTGGATAGCGAGCTGTGTTCGAACTCCTGCAATGCCAGCAAGCCCAGCCCGTATTTCAACGCCGTGTCGCGCAAGCCGATGAGCGACTTCAAGATGCGCATTGCGATGCAGATGCCGACCGAGTCGGTGGCTGCGAGCAAGGCGCTGATCGACCGCGGGGTGCTCAGCGGCTTCGCCACGCCGGTCGCCACTGCCTATTTCCTGCAAACCAGCGATGTCGCGCGCAGCAGCCGCGCGCGCTTCTTCCCGCGCTCGATGTCGCTACCTCAGAAGAAGCTGACCATCAAGACGCTGCAAGTCGACAGCATCGAGCAGGTGAGCGATATCATCGTGTATCAAACGGGGCGTGATTTTGTGCCCAAACTGGACACGCTGAAGTTTCTGCCGGGCGCGCTGGCGGATCACCTGACCTCGGTTGGCGGCGACTTGCTGAGCAACGCGCAGATGAGCAGCCTGCGTTGGCTTGATGCTGGGGCGACAGCCAGCTATGGCAGCGTCACCGAGCCTTGCAATCACTGGCAAAAATTCCCGCAATCGAGCGTGTTGCTGACGCAATATCTGCGCGGCAATACCGCCATTGAAGCCTACTGGAAAAGTGTTGCCTGGCCTGCCCAGGGTGTCTTTATCGGCGAGCCGCTGGCTGCGCCTTACCGTCGCTGACGGCGCCGCAGCGCCAGCGCCAGCAAGGGCAGACCCGCCAGCCACAGCAGACCGGCGGCTGGTTCCGGCACCGCTGGCGCGCTGCCTGCCGGCTCTGGCCAGGCTAGCCCGTCATGCTGCCGGGCATACTGGTGCGGATCGGCCGCCTCCCAAGCCATGCCGAAAACCTCGTCCTGCTTGACGCCGGCGAGACGGCGGTTCCACGCCCCCCACTCGTCCCGCTCGATGAAGCCGTCCTTGGGGGAGGCGCCGGTATTGTTGTTGACGGCGCTATCCTTGGCGGCGTCGTCGAGTTTGCAGGGGTCGAACAGGAAATCCATATTGACCTTGTTGTGGTCGTCCGCAGACGCTGCCGCCGGCGGCTGGGCCGGGCCCTGCGGTTGTGCTGGCTGCTGCTGTTGCGCGGGGGCGGTGTGCAGCGCCAGCGCGCAGGCGCCGGGCCGGGTGCCCGCCGGCGCCGGTTCAAGCACGGTCACAGGCTGCGCGGCTTGCGCGGCGCAGGCGCTCGCGAGGCACCAGAGGATCCACGACATCTGCAGTTGCTTCCCCATGATAGCTCCTCGACTCAAGCCTGACGCGTAACAATCACGCAAATTTTCAATTACCATAAGAAACTTAAATTTCTTATTGTTAAGTTTAGCACACGGTGGGCCTGTATTCCAGGAAAACTCCGGTCTGACCTCGCTTAGCTCGAACGGACTAATACCATGTCATCATGATGTCAATCCAGACCACTAATATGCAAATTGCAAGCTTCAAAAACAATTTGTTAATATTTCAGGACAGCTCATGAAAAAACTTCTCTCCCCGCCGGCACGTACCGTGATCGCCGCCGCGCTGCTCGGCGCCTTGTCGGCGCCGGCCTTTGCCGCTTCGTCGGTCGTCATCAGCCAGGTGTACGGCGGCGGCGGCAACGGCGGCTCCAAATACAAGAACGATTTCATCGAGCTGTTCAATCGCAGCGGCAGCGCCGTCGACCTGAGCGGCTGGAGCGTGCAATACGCCAGCGCCAGCGGCAGCAGCTGGCAGGTGACCACCCTGGGCAGCGTCACGCTGCAGCCGGGCCAGTACTATCTGGTGCAGGAAGCGGCCGGCAGCGGCGGCACCGACGCCTTGCCGACGTCGGATGCGTCCGGCAGCATTGCGATGAGCGCCACCGCCGGCAAGGTGGCGCTGTCGAACAGCACCGCAGCACTGGCGGGCACCTCGCCGATCGGCGCTGCGGTGGTCGACTTCGTCGGTTTCGGCGGCGCCAACTTCGCCGAGGGAACGGCTACCGCCTTGCTGAGTAACACCAACGGCGCGCTGCGCAACAACGGCGGCTGCGTCGACACCGACAACAACAGCACCGACTTCACGGTGACCACGCCGACCCCGCGCAACCGCTCCAGCGCGCTCAACAGCTGCGGCGTGCAGGCGCCGGCTATCGTCGCCACCTGCCCGGAAAACCTGGCCCTGGCCTACGGCGTTAACGGCAGCGCCGACCTCAGCGCCACCGACAGTGACGGCATCGTCAACAGCGCCGTGATCACGTCGACGGCCGTGCCGGGCATCAGCCTGGTCAACTTCCTGGCCGCGTCCGGCGCCGGCGGCGTCGCCACGGCCAGCCTGAGCATCGCCTCCAGTGTGCAGGCCGGCGCCTATCCGGTCACCATCAAGTTCGGCAACGACCAGTCGCAGGAAGCCAGCTGCAAGATCAACGTCAGCGTGGCCGCACCGGCCACCGTCACCCACACGATTCCGCAAATCCAGGGCGAGGGCGACGCCAGCCCGTATGCCAACACCATCCAGACCACCGAGGGCGTGGTGACTTCCAAGGTCGGCTCCGGCTTCTTCATCCAGGATGCACAGGGCGACGGCAATCCGCTGACCTCGGACGGCGTCTTCGTCTTCACCACCGTCGCCAACATCGGCACCGTGCAGGTGGGCGACAAGGTGCGCATCACCGCCACCGTGGCCGAGTACACGCCGACCGCCGCCACCCGCTCGTACACCGAGCTGACCACCGTCACCGCCATCACCAAGCTGGCCAGCGGCGTCAACATTACGCCGACCAATATCGCGCTGCCGCACGCCAACCTGGGCCAGGTGGAAGGCATGCTGGTGCGCTTCGCCGACGCCTTGACCGTGTCGCAGCTGGAATTCCTCGGCTCGCGCGGCGAGATCACGCTGTCCTCGGGCCGCCTGGAGTTGGCCTCGAACCGTTACCGTCCCGGCACGCCGGAAGCGCTGGCGCAAGCCGCCGCCAACCTGCGCAACCAGATCATCCTGGACGACGGCATCTTTGTTGCGCCGACCACCATTCCCTACCTGACCGAAGACGGCGCGCTGCGCGCCGGCGACTCCGTCTCCGGCCTGACCGGCGTGGTCGACTTCGGCGCCAAGGGCGGTGGTGGCGCCGGCTTCAAGCTGCAGCCGACCGCAGCGCCGGTGTTCTCGCAGGATCACCCGCGCGCTGCGCCGCCGGCGCTGGCTGCGGGCAATGTGAAAGTGGCCAGCGCCAACGTGCTGAACTACTTCACCACCTTCACCAACGGCAGCGATGTCGCCGGCCAGACCGGGCAGGGCTGCTTGCTGGGCGGTGTCTCGAACAAGTCGAACTGCCGTGGCGCCGACAATCTGAACGAGTTCAACCGCCAGAGCGCCAAGATCGTCGGCGAGCTGAAGGCCATCGACGCCGACGTCTACGGCCTGATGGAAATCCAGAACAACGGTGAATATGCGGTTTCGACGCTGGTCACCGCGCTGAACGAGGCGATTTCGCCGGGCACCGGCTTCCAGACCTACGCCGTGGTGCCGAAGCCGGCCGCCACCGGCACCGACGCCATCCGCGTGGCGATGATCTACAAGCCGTCCGTGCTGACGCTGGTGGGCAACGCCCTGTCCGATGCCGACAGCGTCAACAACCGTCCGCCGATGGCGCAGACCTTCCGCGCCGTCAACGGCGCCAAGTTCTCGCTGGTGGTCAACCACCTGAAATCCAAGGGCAGCTGCTCGACCACCGCGCTGCCGGTCAACGGCATCGCCGACACCGACACCGGCGACGGCCAGAGCTGCTGGAACGGCACCCGTGTGGCGCAGGCGCGCCGCCTGATCAACTCCTTCGTGCCGCAAGTGGTGGCGGCGGCGGGCGACGCCAAGGTGCTGCTGGTGGGCGACTTCAACGCCTACGGTCAGGAAGATCCGATCGCGGCCATCAACGCCGCCGGCTACGTCAACCAGCTGGAGCGCTTCGTGCGCGCCGCCGGCGAAATGCCGTACTCCTACGTCTTCAACGGTGAAGCCGGTTACCTGGACCACGCCCAGGCCAGTGCCGCGCTGAATCCGCAAGTGGTGGGCGCTGCCGAGTGGCATAACAACGCCGACGAGCCGACCGTGCTGGACTACAACACCGACGGTAAGCCGCAGGACAAATACACCAGCGCGCCGTACCGCGCCTCGGACCACGATCCGGTGGTGGTCAGCCTGAACCTGGTGGCGCCGTACACCGACGTCAGCGCCGGCATCAAGGCGCTGAGCTCGGGTCTGGTCCTGAACCGCGCGACCAATAAGTGGAACGGCACCGTCACCCTGACCAACACCAGCGGCCAAGCCATCAACGGCCCCTTGCAGGTGGTGCTGGACGGCCTGCCGGCCGGCGTGACCCTGGCCGGCGCCAGCGGCGTGCGCAACGGCGCACCGTACCTGACGCTGAACGCCAATCTGGCGGCCGGCGCCACGGCCACGGTCGCGGTCAGCTTCAGCAAGACCGGCACCGCAGCCATCAATTACACCCCGCAAATTTTCAGCGGCACTTTTTAATAAGTAAGGAATGCACAAGATGAACACTCTGATGACCCTGCGCCGCGGCGCGCTGGCGCTGGCCCTGAGCGCCGTGGCCGGCCTGGCCTCCGCCGCCACCTACCATATCGAACTCAATACCGCGAGTTTCGTGTCGACCTACGGCCCCACCGGCTGGATCGACCTGCAGTTCAATCCAGGCAACAGCGGCACACCGGCGGCAGCCGTCACGCTGACCGATTTCGTCGGCTTCGGCGACGCCGCCAGCGCCCAGATCAACGGCGCCGTCAGCGGCTCGCTGGCGAGCGGCTACACCATCGCCAACACCGATGCCAGCGGCTGGAACGACCTGTTCCATGCGGTGAGTTTCGGCGGCACGATCGGCTTCAATGTCACCTTCAGCGGCGACGCCGATCCGGGGCAGGGCGGCAAGCAGTCGACCTTCGCGGTCGGCCTGATGAATGCCGATGCCGACACCTACCTGGGTACGACGGACATCTCCGGCTCGCTGGTGCAGCTGAACTGGACCGCCAGCCTGGTGGCCAACCAGGGCAGCGTGACGGCGGCGCCGTTGCTGGAGGCGCCAAGCATCCCGGCAGTGGCGGCCCCGGTGCCGGAACCGGAAACCTGGGCCATGATGGCGGCCGGCCTAGCGCTGCTGGGTCTGGTTTGCCGCCGTAAGCAAGTGTCGTAAAGCATACAAAACGGCTGGTATTTATATCGCAAAACTCTGAATTTGCGATGGAAATCATATTAGTAATGCACCATTGCTTAATGCATAGTGATTCCTTTACAGGGGAACACTATGCCAGCCGCCCATATCCTCGTCGTCGAAAGTACGCCCGCCATCCAGGAACTGATTGCCCTTAACCTGGGCATGGCGGGCCACCGTATCAGCCGCGCCGCCGATGCCGAAAGCGCCATGCTGATGCTGGAGGACGGCCTGCCCGACATGGTGCTGCTGGACTGGAACCTGCCGGGCCAATCCGGCCTGTCCCTGGTGCGCCGCCTGCGCGCCCAAGCGCGTACGCGCAGCCTGCCGATCATGATGGTGACGGCCCGCTGCGGCGAGCCGGACAAGATCATGGCGCTGGAAGCCGGCGCCGACGACTACATGACCAAACCGTTCAGCCCGCGTGAGATGGTAGCGCGCGTGCATTGTCTGCTGCGCCGCTGGTCGCTGCCCGGCGCGGCCGACACCCCGGTGCAGCTGGCCGGCCTGCGGCTCGATCCCTGCACCCTGCGTGTCACCGCCGGGGCGCGCGAACTGGCGCTGGGCCGCGTCGAATTCAAGCTGCTGAATTTCCTGATGAGCCACCCGGAACGCGTGCACACCCGCGCCCAGTTGCTCGACCAGGTATGGGGCAGCGCCGTCTATCTGGACGAACGCACCGTCGACACCCATGTCGGCCGCCTGCGCAGCGCGCTGCAGCCGAGCGGTTACCAGCGCCGCATCGAAACCGTGCGCGGCAGCGGCTACCGCTTTGTCGCGGCGCAGGCGTGAGCATGGAGCAGTTGGTCATCCTCAGCAATCGGGAGCAGGAGTACCTGCTGCACGCCATTGAAGCGGCGCTGCCGGTGCAGGACGCGCGCCAGTTTTTCCTGTGGAGCCAGGGACCGTTGCAGGCGCTGCTGCCGCACCAGGTGATGGTGTGCCTGCAGTTCGGTGCACAGGATGAACTGCAGCACGTGGAGTGCCTGCATAGCACCGTGCTGGACGCCGTGCTGCGCTCGCGCCTGACCCACCGCGACGATGGCCTGGCGCTGCGACTGGCGCGCTACTGCCGCCAGTCGCAGCGCCTGCCGGCCATGCTGGACGCCGCTCCCGGTGCCGACGCCCTGAAGGCCGGGCAGGGGCTGGCGCCGTTCCAGGGCGAGCTGCGCGAGCTGGGCCTGGAGAATGTGCTGATGCACGGCAGCGAACGCCTGCCGG is a genomic window containing:
- a CDS encoding NDP-sugar synthase; translated protein: MKAMILAAGKGTRVRPLTYDLPKPMIPLLGKPVMAYLIEHLEKYGVKEIMVNVSYLHEKIEDYFGEGHQYGVQIGYSFEGYTKDDGEVVPQPIGSAGGMKKIQEFGGFFDETTIVLCGDALIDLDLKSALFEHKRKGAIASVITKEVPWDKVSSYGVVVTEKDGRIKSFQEKPTQEEALSNFASTGIYIFEPEVLELIPAGVTFDIGSDLFPLLAAKGLPFYAQTRPFNWIDIGTVTDYWEVCQSVLLGEVAHLDVPGIQINDGLWVGLNTSIDWHGTRIEGPVYIGSGTRIESGVTIIGPTWIGHGSHICKDATVERSILFEYTRVLPSVSLSETIVFKDYSVDRAGEMTHISEYDPDTWGNARDRRSKRRSGKDGLESGK
- a CDS encoding acyltransferase; amino-acid sequence: MSDAYDVVRPRTEQTTSTGDAGFRLDINGLRAWAVLAVVLYHFNVPGFSGGFIGVDVFFVISGYLMTGIVVNGLEGARGRRFSLIEFFLARARRILPALIAVCTALLLLGWWTLPAIDYKTLAAGIGYSLLFISNVKFWLGTNYFDADAHEKWLLHTWSLSVEWQFYVLLPFMLLAIWKFFPRRAAITAFNLAGFALSLAACVLWTRRDPSLAFFLLPTRAWEMFAGGLVFLLPLSAAWSGARRKPLEWLGLALICTAMFSFNASTVWPGWRAMIPVAGAALVLMAARTSSRFTALPLLQWIGTRSYSLYLWHWPVVVALEYQKLADNVTAVGVGIVLTFVLGHLSYHGIENLTRRRLVALRPAVGGAALVGAVLAVAGVGTLIRMHAGYPARWPDAIEIVSQEQMNRNPRQNECMPTTGATSPSCVYGGSKIRAVLLGDSHAEAVASAIAEAMPKDSGIMSWTYADCPTIGAGTMHQTSLYVRRGYHCDQFQGWTAKKVMSLPADIPLIVVNRSSYYVFGVNGKPEEQAHPRIYFDREYDTPDATLQTAYAHRLTENACALASHHTVYLVRPLPEMNTDVPKTARQMTLRRQPDASISLDDYRRRHALVWAAQDAARDQCGVKILDPLPYLCAGGRCQGIRNGRPIYYDTNHLSEYGNRFLVPMFAKVFNNRTAELASER
- a CDS encoding NDP-sugar synthase, which translates into the protein MKAMILAAGKGTRVRPLTYDLPKPMIPLLGKPVMAYLIEHLEKYGVKEIMVNVSYLHEKIEDYFGEGHQYGVQIGYSFEGYTDDKGEVVPQPIGSAGGMKKIQEFGNFFDETTIVLCGDALIDLDLQSALFEHKRKGAIASVITKEVPWDKVSSYGVVVTEKDGRIKSFQEKPSQAEALSNFASTGIYIFEPEALALIPPGVTFDIGADLFPLLVEKGLPFYAQTRPFNWIDIGTVSDYWEVCQSVLMGEVAHLDVPGIQINDGLWVGLNTSIDWNDTRIEGPVYIGSGVQIEAGTTIIGPAWIGHGSKICHGAKIVRSVLFEYTRVLPNVSLEEIIVFKDYSVDRAGVMKHVSELPVDAWSNARDRRNKRRTTEAITESTDYLEKRRIA
- a CDS encoding mannose-1-phosphate guanylyltransferase/mannose-6-phosphate isomerase; its protein translation is MKIYPVILSGGAGTRLWPLSRAVLPKQLLPVMGERTMLQDTALRLAGRPGLMQPLVVCGNDHRFLVAEQMRDIGIPPLAILLEPVGRNTAPAVAAAAYFLAAHDPDAVMLVLPADHVIDNVEAFYAAIGQASALVADGALATFGIVPTSPETGYGYIRSGEGAGAPQCYKVDRFVEKPDRETAESFVAAGNYYWNSGMFLFRAASYLSELRVLQPAIAEATELAVKDGYRDLDFCRLQEAAFSSCPSDSIDYAVMEHTRHAIVVPADIGWSDVGSWSALWEVQPKDASGNAVRGDVFLDGVSNSLVRAESRIVAVVGVQDLVVVETADAVLVTHKDHVQRVKEVVQHLKSQERTEHLHHTKVYRPWGSYEGIDIGERFQVKRITVNPGGKLSLQMHHHRAEHWIVVSGTARVTCGDTVTLLTENESTYIPIGTTHRLENPGKLPLHLIEVQSGSYLGEDDIVRLEDVYQRA
- a CDS encoding TIGR03790 family protein — translated: MSAGLGPQQLAVVVNDDEPNSVEIAEYYRKARSIPAANMVHVRLPHRQRKLDAEQFEALKAQIDARLGPEIQAVLMVWTAPYAVECNSLTAAYTMGLDSELCSNSCNASKPSPYFNAVSRKPMSDFKMRIAMQMPTESVAASKALIDRGVLSGFATPVATAYFLQTSDVARSSRARFFPRSMSLPQKKLTIKTLQVDSIEQVSDIIVYQTGRDFVPKLDTLKFLPGALADHLTSVGGDLLSNAQMSSLRWLDAGATASYGSVTEPCNHWQKFPQSSVLLTQYLRGNTAIEAYWKSVAWPAQGVFIGEPLAAPYRR